The genomic region GTCGCGTCCGCCGCGTCCGCGAGCAGACCGGTCTCCTCGCGGAGTTCCCGGACCAGCGCCTCGTTCCACTCCTCGCCGTACTCGATGAAGCCGCCGGGGAGGGCGAGCAGGCCCCGGGCCGGTTCGATGTCCCGGCGGACCACCACCACGCCGAGGCCGGCGGTCGTGCGGACCGGCAGCACCGCCACCGCGACCGGCAACGGGTTGCGCCAGACGGTCTGACCGCAGCCCGGGCAGACGCGCGGCCAACCGGCCGCCGCCGGGTAGGCGGCCCCGCAGAACGAGCAGTGGGAGTACGGCGCACCGGTCATGCCGCAGCACGTTACCCGCGCGCCCGCCCGGCCGCCGCGTGGCCGGTCGGCGCGGTCGCCGCGCGCCCACCCGCCCGGCCGTCGCGCGCC from Micromonospora sp. WMMD812 harbors:
- a CDS encoding NUDIX domain-containing protein, with protein sequence MTGAPYSHCSFCGAAYPAAAGWPRVCPGCGQTVWRNPLPVAVAVLPVRTTAGLGVVVVRRDIEPARGLLALPGGFIEYGEEWNEALVRELREETGLLADAADATLFAVHGAPAGGTMMVFGVLPEVRTEDLPPSAPTEEATEWLVLTEPTELAFDTHTRVLADFLAAQRTG